Part of the Woronichinia naegeliana WA131 genome, ATTAGCTTTACATTCAACGACTCTAGGAGAATTTTTGCTAAGGGTTACATAAAAAAGGGATTGTTCCTCAGTTAACCAAGCAAAAAGTTCTGGTCGTCCACCTTTTGAGCCAACTTCGGGTTTTCCGTTTTCAAAACGGAGAACCCCAAACGATTGCTCCGTCTGAGCTTGATACTTTTTAATAATGTTCTGCATCCAATCAGAGTGGTTGATCTCTAGCTCTTGGGCTATTAAACGAGAGTCAACGACCAAAGCACTATCTTCATAAGCAGCGACAGCTATCTCACCCATAAGTTACCATTCCTTAGTTAAAGCAGTTAAAACAACATCATTAAGGCTTTTAGGCTCTATTTTGTACCCTTTACGGACTAAATCGCTAAGTTTTACGCCCATCTGACCAGAGATAACAGTAATTGACACCCCAGACATATCAATGACTTTAGATTGTGTGCCACAATCAATTGTGGCTGTTTTTGGCTCTTCTCCCTTTTCAATAAAGGATAAGCCCCGATCTAATCCTTGAGCTATCTCAATGATTCTATCAACCAAAGCAATAGGTACTCTAATGGTCACAGTTTTTCCATGATGCCATTTAAACCTATTTCCCGATCCTGGTCGTTTACCACCTCTAGGCATGGCTATCCAGTCCTCTCTATAAAATTTCAATCAATAAGACCATCATAAACCACTGATGGTTTACTACGTAGTTCACTATTCCGTATTCTGATATTCCTTATCAGGGATCTTATAGACGACTCCCATTGAGTCAGAACGCACCATCACATACTTTTTGATTTTCCGATTCCAACGAAAATAGAGAGACTCTGGTTCAACCTCATCGTCCGACTCCTCATCATGTCCAATTAAATCTTCTGGCTCCTCTTCTAATTCTCTGAAATAGTCCCGAAGAACACCACCAACCCCAACGGCTCTTGTACCATGTACCTGCTTGACATACTCCAAAAACCAGTCACAATCAGCAACAAGATCGCTTTCCTTGCACTGGTACTTTAAAATCTCTGCAATCAATCCCACTGGTGAGCTTTCAGCCTGAACAGCCTTTACATCAAGAATTGGGGAATAATCAACTCGAAGGCATTGTTTCCATAAAGCGATCCAATCTGACTTAGATAGATAATCTTCCTTGTAATAGCTATCCTTTAGCAGAATCAGACAATGAAGATGGGGATGGGCTGACTGACCATCACGGCCCCTTGTGACCTCAACCGATTTGATCCAACCTATCCCAGGGAAAGCCTTTAGCTGAGTCAACCGCCTGAAAGACTGATTAAGGTGATGCAATGTCTCCCTTAAATCAGTCAACTGACAATTTTTCATAGTCAACGTCAGAAAAATCCAACGCCCATTAGGGTAATCAGCAATGACTTTCGGCAAGTTCTCATAGGCTTTTGCCTTCCAACGAAGTGATCTTCGCCATTGACAGATAGGACAATGCCGAACCCGACAAAATTTAGCAGAAGCTAGTTTTAACTTCTGTTGGCCAAGCTGCTTATCAGGAACTATTTTGAATTCTAGTAACTGAGAACAGAGTGAGACCCTCTCTGCGTGAGAGTCCATTCCCCCCTGTCTGTAGTAGTTGCTTATGATGTCAGCGTTTTTCCGATGCTTGTCCCAAGGTTTATCTTTTTCAGAGAGAGACTCCAGAAAAGTATATTCATCTGAAGGCAAAGAGGTTACAATGGGGTCACAAGCTTTATGGCTGACATTGAGTCGGTCGGGCACAAAAACTCCATGTATTTAGTTTGGTGTAGTTACTTAACAGAATACAGGAGTTTTTTGCTATCTGAGATTAATTATTTTAAAGTGCGGATTTACTGAAAAAGATCTTGATCAACGTTATCCCTTAATGATTTAAAGCTGAGAATTGCTGTGCCCAAACTCACTGTAAGGTAACAAAGTCCACCCTAGGTTCTAAGGGATCTTGCACCATCCCTAAACCTTTAAAGCCCCAACGTTGGATCATGCCCTTTAATTGACTGTTACTAACGGACTCCACACCAAAGCGATCGCGGAGATCGGCAGCATGGGTATTTAGATAACTCAAAGCGTCATAATCCTCCTTAAATACCAGCAAATAGGCGAGGGGCGTTTCTTGATCAGGACTTTTGAGGCGAGCAACAAGATACTGTCCATCTAGTCTAGAGCGTAAAGTATAGTAATACTGCGATAGCATAATATTAAAAAAGAAGTCGGTAATCGTCTATTAAAATATCAGGAAAAGAAGATAAATTAACGGGATTAAATTAAATAGGACAGAAGCGAATGCCGTAGAAAGGTGAAAAGTTTGGGTTTACGCTTATCAAGCTCTACTATAAATTAAACAATAGTCATCTTGCCAATTATTCTTAGCAATGAGTGTTCTAACCCCCTTCTTTCCGTTTCTGGCTATGGCAACCGAAAGCGAGCCAGCCGATAGCTCATTAGTTCTAGCAGGCGTTTTGTTAAGTCTAGTGGTCATCTATATGGCTAGTAAATTAGGCGGCGAAATTTGTCTGCGAGTCAACCTACCACCGGTTCTGGGTGAATTAGTCGGCGGTGTGCTGATTGGTGTTTCG contains:
- a CDS encoding ribbon-helix-helix domain-containing protein; protein product: MPRGGKRPGSGNRFKWHHGKTVTIRVPIALVDRIIEIAQGLDRGLSFIEKGEEPKTATIDCGTQSKVIDMSGVSITVISGQMGVKLSDLVRKGYKIEPKSLNDVVLTALTKEW
- a CDS encoding protein rep, encoding MDSHAERVSLCSQLLEFKIVPDKQLGQQKLKLASAKFCRVRHCPICQWRRSLRWKAKAYENLPKVIADYPNGRWIFLTLTMKNCQLTDLRETLHHLNQSFRRLTQLKAFPGIGWIKSVEVTRGRDGQSAHPHLHCLILLKDSYYKEDYLSKSDWIALWKQCLRVDYSPILDVKAVQAESSPVGLIAEILKYQCKESDLVADCDWFLEYVKQVHGTRAVGVGGVLRDYFRELEEEPEDLIGHDEESDDEVEPESLYFRWNRKIKKYVMVRSDSMGVVYKIPDKEYQNTE